A window of Choristoneura fumiferana chromosome 8, NRCan_CFum_1, whole genome shotgun sequence contains these coding sequences:
- the LOC141430478 gene encoding gamma-glutamyl hydrolase A-like isoform X2: protein MMKAVLLLTVVYFLRCEGAVLSNDVVERDEAVNNRPIIGVLSQEQSFYLHGKYPEENFTSYIAASYVKDVESAGARVVPIMIGKDRSYYKEILSKLNGVLIPGGATYFNQSNGYADAGQHIYELAMELNDAGDYFPIFGTCLGFELLIILASGRGEKENRITCYSFENIPLHFTSDFRNSKMYKEADDDVIELLANEEITVNAHQFCIVDENLKTHNLTQDWRVTAYSDDEHGVQFIASIEHKRYPFYGVQFHPEKTFEWKLSKHYPHSKNFVKANHYFMEFFVGECRKNHHSFVNAAEENQYVIYNYKPYFTGLLGSKYQQCYLFEPRGTVTNN from the exons ATGATGAAGGCTGTCTTGCTGTTGACTGTGGTATATTTCTTGCGGTGCGAAGGTGCTGTTCTAAGCAACGATGTGGTGGAGAGAGATGAAGCCGTGAACAATCGGCCCATCATTGGCGTGCTGTCACAGGAGCAGTCGTTTTATCTTCACGGCAAATATCCTGAGGAGAATTTTACCAGTTACATTGCTGCCTCCTATGTGAAAGACGTGGAGTCTGCTGGAGCCAGAGTTGTACCAATTAT GATCGGCAAAGATCGCTCTTACTACAAAGAAATTTTAAGCAAGCTGAACGG CGTGCTCATACCAGGTGGAGCGACGTATTTTAACCAATCTAATGGGTACGCCGATGCCGGCCAGCATATCTATGAGCTGGCAATGGAACTGAACGACGCCGGTGACTACTTCCCGATCTTCGGCACCTGCCTTGGCTTTGAGCTGCTCATCATATTGGCTTCGGGACGTGGGGAGAAAGAGAATAGGATTACTTGCTACTCTTTCGAAAATATACCTCTGCATTTCACTAGTG ATTTCCGCAACAGCAAGATGTACAAGGAAGCCGATGATGACGTCATTGAACTGTTGGCCAATGAAGAAATCACAGTAAACGCTCATCAGTTCTGTATCGTGGACGAG AATCTTAAGACCCACAACTTGACCCAAGACTGGCGGGTGACGGCGTACAGTGATGATGAACATGGTGTGCAATTTATTGCTAGCATCGAACACAAAAG GTACCCGTTCTATGGCGTCCAATTTCACCCCGAAAAGACGTTTGAATGGAAACTGTCAAAGCATTATCCGCATTCTAAGAATTTCGTCAAAGCGAACCACTACTTCATGGAGTTTTTCGTAGGGGAGTGCCGCAAGAACCATCATTCTTTCGTCAACGCTGCAGAAGAGAATCAATACGTCATCTACAACTATAAACCCTATTTCACGGGTCTGTTGGGTAGCAAGTACCAGCAGTGCTATCTCTTTGAACCGAGAGGTACTGTAACTAACAACTGa